CCGTCATAAAGTTGATCACCACGTCGGACGGGACGATGATCTGGGCGCCTGTCTCGATAGATGCTTCAAGCCCGACATTTACAAAATGGTATAGCGTGGCTTTGAAATAACGCGTAAATGGCGTGTCCGGTTGGATTAAAATGAAGGCTTCGTAAAACTGCCGATTCTCCAGCACATGGTTGAATAAAGCTACCATATTGGAGGGCAGTTCCACATAATCAACCTCTTGAAGGGATATTTTTTTCTCGATCACGATGCAGCGTCCCAAATCTTCCATCATCTCCTTGGACATGACCTCCATTAACTCGGCTACACTACTAAAATGCTTGTAAAAGGTAGGCCGTGTCACTTGTGCCTCGGCACATAGATCCGTAATGGATATGGGATCGATTCGGGAAGCCATCATGTGAAGGAGAGCGGTTTTTATTTTTTGCAGAGTTCTGATTTCTCTCGGATCTAACTCCGGTTTCATGACAGTAGCTCCACTCCTTCGCAGTTCCACAATATGTATCTCTCTATTATACAAAATACCATCATGTACTGAATCTGGGCATTAGCTGCAACTGTTGTTGCTGGATTCATAACGATTTAATTAACCTTATTTTTCAGTCTTTTGAGTAGTTTACGGCTCAGCCGGAACTTATTGAAGTGAATCATGGGCCATAATGTCCTTGACACTGTGTAACTATACAGCCTGTTTACATAACGCTGCTACAAGTCTAATAGTTTGCTTTCTTTGGACATTAGTCACCGATATTATATTTAAATCCACGAGTATTTACATCCATGTATAATCTAAGAATCGCCACCAAACTCAGATGGTTATATATCTTAAGAGTCAAATGTTCCAGCTTATTGGATAGAAGTAAGGCGCGTTGACGGTACTGGTGCATTCGTAGCAAAAGATAATGTGAGTTACTCGAAGAGGCATGAAACATCAAGACCGATTCGCTCCGCTCCTCGTTTTTATGTTACACGCGAAGTGCAGTACGAAGATTTCGCTTGCACTACATC
Above is a window of Paenibacillus sp. FSL K6-1330 DNA encoding:
- a CDS encoding TetR/AcrR family transcriptional regulator C-terminal domain-containing protein, with product MKPELDPREIRTLQKIKTALLHMMASRIDPISITDLCAEAQVTRPTFYKHFSSVAELMEVMSKEMMEDLGRCIVIEKKISLQEVDYVELPSNMVALFNHVLENRQFYEAFILIQPDTPFTRYFKATLYHFVNVGLEASIETGAQIIVPSDVVINFMTGAFHETILWWMLNGYPYTPQEMTAMALRLSINGPFQF